In Exiguobacterium sibiricum 7-3, a genomic segment contains:
- the gmk gene encoding guanylate kinase yields the protein MFKERGLLLVLSGPSGVGKGTVCRALREDEDNNLHYSVSCTTRKPREGEVDGVHYFFKTREEFESMIANNQLLEHAEFVGNYYGTPVEWVNKILDEGKDVILEIEVQGAMQVKEHFPEAVFLFLAPPSLQELRNRLVGRGTESEEVIKQRLLVAKEEIEMMDAYDYVVTNDEIHKACDRIQAIVTAEHCSRERVASLYKKAMEVK from the coding sequence ATTTTTAAAGAGCGTGGCTTATTACTCGTATTGTCTGGTCCGAGTGGTGTCGGTAAAGGAACGGTTTGCCGTGCCTTACGCGAAGACGAAGACAACAATTTGCACTATTCGGTGTCATGTACGACACGCAAACCGCGTGAGGGAGAAGTGGATGGTGTCCATTATTTCTTCAAGACACGTGAAGAATTCGAAAGTATGATTGCCAATAACCAATTGCTCGAGCATGCGGAATTCGTCGGCAATTATTATGGTACACCCGTCGAATGGGTCAACAAAATCTTAGATGAAGGAAAAGACGTCATCTTAGAAATTGAAGTACAGGGTGCGATGCAGGTTAAGGAACATTTTCCGGAAGCTGTTTTTCTGTTTTTGGCTCCGCCAAGTCTACAGGAACTTCGTAACCGTCTTGTTGGACGTGGAACGGAATCAGAAGAAGTCATCAAGCAACGTCTTCTTGTCGCTAAAGAAGAGATTGAGATGATGGATGCTTATGATTACGTCGTCACGAATGATGAGATCCACAAAGCATGTGACAGAATTCAAGCAATCGTCACTGCAGAACATTGTAGCCGGGAACGCGTTGCGTCCTTGTATAAAAAAGCCATGGAGGTCAAATAA
- a CDS encoding Stp1/IreP family PP2C-type Ser/Thr phosphatase, producing MELAYLTTTGKVRSKNEDTVLLVGDATQGLAVVADGMGGHAAGETASAIVKQIFAEAYADMPNRPMELSSWIERLVKEANTQILRFSQVENLSIVGTTMACVCWSDDLLVIGHVGDSRVYALEEGRLKQLTDDHSYVNMLKQLGELSEAELENHPRRNVITRSVGSNESVDVDIQVRDAPDYDIVLVCSDGLSDEVPHEVIERLLQEDAPLDTIVERLVSEANDRGGADNITIAAIRFKERERI from the coding sequence ATGGAGTTAGCTTATTTGACGACGACTGGAAAGGTCCGTTCAAAAAATGAGGACACGGTTTTATTGGTAGGCGATGCAACACAAGGATTAGCTGTCGTCGCTGACGGCATGGGGGGACACGCAGCCGGTGAAACGGCGAGTGCCATCGTCAAGCAGATTTTTGCCGAAGCATACGCAGACATGCCAAACCGCCCGATGGAGTTATCTTCCTGGATCGAGCGATTAGTGAAAGAAGCCAATACGCAGATTTTACGTTTTTCCCAAGTCGAAAATTTGTCGATTGTCGGTACGACGATGGCCTGTGTCTGTTGGTCGGATGACCTACTTGTCATTGGACACGTAGGGGACAGCCGCGTCTACGCCCTGGAAGAAGGACGATTGAAACAACTGACGGATGATCATTCCTATGTCAACATGCTCAAACAATTAGGGGAATTATCGGAAGCCGAGCTTGAAAATCATCCACGCCGTAATGTCATTACACGATCCGTCGGTTCGAACGAATCCGTTGATGTCGACATTCAAGTCCGGGATGCACCGGACTATGATATCGTGTTAGTGTGCAGCGACGGTTTATCGGATGAGGTTCCTCATGAAGTCATCGAGCGGTTGCTTCAAGAAGATGCACCGCTCGATACGATTGTCGAACGCCTCGTATCCGAGGCGAATGACCGGGGAGGCGCAGACAACATTACGATTGCTGCAATCCGTTTTAAAGAAAGAGAGAGGATCTGA
- the rsmB gene encoding 16S rRNA (cytosine(967)-C(5))-methyltransferase RsmB translates to MNVRDAAVTTLLKIGQGGAFSTISVHQMLEKRAISKADVGLYTELVYGTLSRELTLDYILEPFLMKQKKLDPFMRPLLRMSVYQLFYLDRIPDHAVINEAVEIAKTRGKPHIAKVVNGVLRNVLRQGKPDFSAIPSVIDRISIETSHPTWLVERWIELFGEEETWQMCRLNNEPAPVTVRVNRTRTDRQEAIELLEAQGVSAKPAHAAPDGLEIISGSVQQTDLLERGYLSLQDESSMLVAAALGAQPTDLVLDSCAAPGGKAMHIAEGLAAGSLLALDLHPHKVKLLEKQAVRLGLENVQAEALDARQAGTRFEAASFDRVLVDAPCSGLGVIRRKPDIKWTKRPEDLTQLPVIQRQILEAVLPLVKPDGTFVYSTCTMDPLENEQQTDYILSQGFVFDETFKARMPEAVQSLIGERAELKLLPTSLGTDGFYIAAFKKMNETTG, encoded by the coding sequence ATGAACGTCAGAGATGCAGCAGTAACAACTTTATTAAAAATTGGTCAAGGTGGGGCGTTCTCCACGATTTCCGTCCACCAGATGCTTGAAAAACGTGCCATCTCAAAAGCGGATGTCGGCTTATATACGGAACTGGTGTACGGAACGCTTAGCCGTGAATTGACACTCGACTATATTTTAGAACCGTTCTTAATGAAACAAAAGAAGCTGGACCCATTCATGCGTCCGTTATTACGGATGAGTGTCTATCAACTGTTTTATCTCGACCGGATTCCGGATCACGCCGTCATCAACGAGGCAGTCGAGATTGCCAAGACACGCGGTAAACCGCATATCGCGAAAGTCGTCAACGGTGTGCTGCGTAACGTCCTTCGACAAGGAAAACCTGATTTCTCAGCGATTCCTTCAGTGATCGACCGGATCAGTATAGAAACAAGCCATCCGACATGGCTCGTCGAACGGTGGATCGAATTGTTCGGAGAAGAAGAAACGTGGCAGATGTGCCGACTGAACAATGAACCGGCCCCTGTTACCGTCCGTGTCAACCGGACCCGGACAGACAGACAAGAAGCGATTGAATTACTGGAAGCACAGGGTGTCAGTGCGAAACCAGCCCACGCGGCACCAGACGGGCTCGAAATCATCAGTGGCAGTGTGCAACAGACGGATCTGTTGGAACGCGGTTACTTGTCGCTCCAGGACGAAAGTTCGATGCTGGTTGCTGCCGCGTTAGGCGCACAACCGACGGATCTTGTCTTGGACAGCTGTGCGGCTCCGGGTGGGAAAGCGATGCATATCGCCGAAGGTTTAGCGGCCGGTTCGTTGTTGGCGCTGGATCTCCATCCTCATAAAGTGAAATTGTTAGAAAAACAGGCAGTTCGTCTTGGACTGGAAAATGTTCAGGCGGAGGCACTGGATGCCCGCCAAGCAGGAACACGTTTTGAGGCGGCATCGTTTGATCGGGTGTTGGTCGACGCACCGTGTTCAGGACTCGGTGTCATTCGCCGGAAACCCGATATCAAGTGGACGAAACGTCCGGAAGATTTAACGCAGTTGCCGGTCATTCAGCGGCAGATTCTCGAAGCGGTTCTTCCACTGGTCAAACCGGACGGAACCTTCGTCTATTCGACCTGTACGATGGATCCGCTCGAAAATGAGCAGCAAACGGACTACATCCTCAGCCAAGGATTTGTTTTTGACGAGACGTTCAAAGCGCGGATGCCGGAAGCCGTTCAATCGTTGATTGGTGAACGGGCTGAATTAAAATTACTCCCGACATCGCTTGGTACAGATGGTTTTTATATCGCTGCATTCAAAAAAATGAATGAAACAACGGGATAA
- the coaBC gene encoding bifunctional phosphopantothenoylcysteine decarboxylase/phosphopantothenate--cysteine ligase CoaBC: MLTNRNILLCVGGGIASYKAAALASKLVQAGANVQVAMTKNAQQFVGKTTFAALTRKPVYDDVFIEHDASKIAHIDLADEADLIVVAPATANLIAKLAHGIADDFITTTILAAKCPVVVAPAMNVNMLEHPATVRNMDRLMADGVHLIAPGVGNLACGWVGKGRLPEPEELVETLSGLFETKKLENRHVLISAGPTVERIDPVRYLTNDSSGKMGIALAEAARDAGAAVTLVHGPVRGTLPTGMTTIAVESGEEMLEAMLAVYDKQDLVIMAAAVADYRPTVRYDRKQKKIDGPLRIELEETTDILRTLGERKTKQVLVGFAAETENLETHAQQKLIRKQADFIVANDVSRTDIGFSSDENQVTVYGKNSAVIHYDQQSKTRLATALIKQFAEALR; encoded by the coding sequence ATGCTAACGAATCGTAACATCCTATTATGTGTCGGAGGAGGAATCGCCTCGTATAAAGCGGCGGCCTTGGCATCCAAACTCGTTCAGGCCGGGGCGAACGTTCAAGTCGCGATGACGAAGAATGCCCAACAATTCGTCGGAAAAACGACGTTTGCCGCGCTGACGCGGAAACCGGTCTATGATGATGTCTTCATTGAGCATGATGCATCCAAGATTGCCCACATCGATTTAGCAGATGAAGCCGATTTGATTGTCGTTGCTCCTGCAACAGCCAATCTGATTGCGAAACTTGCCCATGGGATTGCCGACGATTTCATCACGACGACCATCTTGGCTGCGAAATGTCCCGTCGTTGTCGCTCCGGCGATGAACGTCAACATGCTCGAACATCCGGCAACGGTAAGAAATATGGACCGGCTGATGGCAGACGGAGTCCACTTGATTGCACCCGGCGTCGGAAATTTGGCATGTGGTTGGGTCGGAAAAGGACGGTTGCCTGAACCGGAAGAATTGGTCGAGACATTATCCGGTCTTTTTGAAACTAAAAAACTGGAAAACCGTCATGTGTTGATCAGTGCCGGTCCGACGGTGGAACGAATTGATCCGGTTCGTTATTTGACGAATGATTCGTCTGGAAAGATGGGCATCGCGCTTGCAGAAGCAGCCCGGGATGCCGGAGCGGCCGTCACACTTGTTCATGGTCCGGTCCGTGGAACATTGCCGACCGGCATGACGACGATTGCTGTCGAATCTGGTGAGGAGATGCTCGAAGCGATGTTAGCCGTCTACGACAAACAAGATTTAGTCATCATGGCAGCGGCGGTCGCAGATTATCGCCCGACCGTCCGGTATGATCGTAAACAAAAGAAAATCGATGGACCGTTACGGATTGAACTGGAAGAGACGACCGATATCTTACGAACGCTTGGTGAGCGGAAGACCAAACAGGTTTTAGTTGGTTTTGCAGCAGAAACGGAAAACCTGGAAACACATGCGCAACAAAAATTAATTCGAAAACAGGCGGATTTTATCGTAGCGAATGATGTCTCACGTACGGATATCGGTTTTTCGAGTGATGAAAATCAAGTCACGGTTTACGGTAAAAATAGTGCGGTCATTCATTACGATCAACAATCGAAGACCCGGTTGGCAACCGCATTAATCAAGCAGTTCGCAGAGGCATTACGATGA
- the priA gene encoding primosomal protein N', producing the protein MIAEVIVDVAAATVDRPFDYEVPDLWRNLVVPGMRVEVPFGPRALLGIVVAVKNETELARIKPIVRVLDETPTYTEELLRLSSYLSETTLCYQATALLAMLPAALKVSYDKLILTENPRRIHWNQKKISQFPSEVQQQILLAAQKGEVDLQPVVKEKKTSKTDKKIRLLDATIELSKQATKQILFRDYLMERPEVLWSEVMHELDLTVSILNSLEKKGVITVETIDVNRNPYEHLVQDIFVPSTLTTHQQDAVDAITEPDETNTFLLHGVTGSGKTEVYLESIHTMLERGRQAILLVPEISLTPMMVKRFKRRFGDRVAVLHSGLSLGEKYDEWRKISHGEVDVVVGARSAIFAPLTNIGVIILDEEHETTYKQEENPRYHTRDVATWRAAYHKCPVVLGSATPILETYARSQKGVYRYLPLKERFGGELPPVEIIDMRKELERGNRTPFSLPLVEGIKQRIERGEQTVLLLNRRGYTTFVLCRDCGETLQCPHCAVNLTYHQHQDCLKCHYCGFEAAMPKTCPSCESKKIRQFGTGTQKIEEELAHLIPEAKIIRMDQDTTSRKGAHEKLLNAFERGEGNILLGTQMIAKGLDFPNVTLVGVIAADATLGIPDFRASERTFQLITQVSGRAGRGALAGQSIIQTYNPDHYVIQTAKRHDYEAFYKREMQLRKLGGHPPFWFLGLVTISADHPLEAQAEAEAIAGELRHLESDDLIVNGPLEAPLARLKNMYRQQVILKHKGQEEVREALRAMLALRIKQKVQVTVDLNPFVFM; encoded by the coding sequence ATGATTGCCGAAGTCATCGTCGATGTCGCCGCTGCGACGGTCGATCGACCATTTGACTACGAAGTACCGGACTTATGGCGTAATCTTGTCGTTCCCGGTATGCGTGTCGAAGTCCCGTTTGGTCCGCGGGCATTACTCGGAATCGTCGTAGCCGTGAAGAATGAAACGGAGCTCGCCCGGATTAAACCGATTGTGCGTGTCCTCGATGAGACCCCGACGTATACGGAAGAATTGCTTCGACTGTCGAGTTATTTGTCAGAGACGACCCTTTGCTATCAGGCTACCGCGCTTCTTGCGATGTTACCGGCGGCCTTAAAAGTCAGTTATGATAAACTGATTTTAACGGAAAATCCGCGACGGATTCACTGGAATCAGAAGAAAATCAGTCAGTTTCCGAGTGAGGTCCAGCAACAGATATTATTAGCTGCTCAAAAGGGAGAGGTGGACCTCCAACCGGTTGTCAAAGAAAAGAAAACCTCTAAAACGGACAAAAAGATTCGCCTACTTGATGCGACGATTGAATTATCGAAACAAGCTACCAAACAGATCCTGTTTCGTGATTATCTGATGGAACGTCCGGAAGTGTTATGGAGTGAAGTGATGCATGAACTCGATTTGACCGTCAGCATTCTCAATAGTCTGGAGAAAAAAGGTGTCATTACGGTTGAGACGATTGATGTGAACCGGAATCCATATGAACATCTTGTCCAGGATATCTTCGTTCCGTCGACGTTGACGACGCATCAGCAGGATGCCGTCGATGCGATTACGGAACCGGATGAAACCAATACGTTTTTACTCCATGGGGTGACCGGAAGCGGGAAAACGGAAGTGTATCTGGAGTCGATTCATACCATGCTTGAACGAGGGCGTCAGGCCATTCTGCTCGTACCGGAGATCAGTTTGACACCGATGATGGTCAAACGTTTTAAACGACGGTTCGGTGACCGTGTCGCCGTACTTCACAGTGGGTTGTCGTTAGGTGAAAAATACGATGAATGGCGAAAGATTTCGCATGGAGAAGTGGACGTCGTTGTCGGGGCACGTTCTGCGATTTTTGCACCGTTGACGAACATCGGTGTCATCATTTTAGACGAAGAACATGAAACGACCTATAAACAAGAAGAAAATCCGCGGTATCATACCCGGGATGTGGCAACATGGCGAGCGGCATACCATAAATGTCCCGTCGTCCTTGGAAGTGCGACGCCGATTCTAGAGACGTATGCACGTTCTCAGAAAGGAGTCTATCGTTACCTCCCTCTAAAGGAACGTTTCGGAGGCGAACTTCCACCGGTCGAGATCATCGATATGCGAAAAGAACTGGAACGCGGCAATCGAACACCGTTCAGCCTGCCGCTCGTCGAAGGAATCAAACAGCGCATCGAGCGTGGCGAACAGACGGTCTTGCTCCTCAATCGACGGGGATACACGACATTCGTGCTGTGTCGGGATTGCGGAGAAACGCTTCAATGTCCACATTGTGCCGTCAATCTGACCTATCATCAACACCAAGATTGTCTGAAGTGTCATTATTGTGGATTTGAAGCCGCGATGCCGAAAACCTGTCCGTCCTGTGAATCGAAAAAAATTCGGCAGTTCGGTACAGGAACACAAAAAATCGAAGAAGAACTGGCACATTTAATTCCGGAAGCCAAAATCATTCGAATGGATCAAGACACGACGTCACGCAAAGGAGCGCATGAAAAATTATTGAATGCGTTTGAGCGTGGCGAAGGAAACATCTTGCTCGGGACACAAATGATCGCCAAAGGGCTTGATTTTCCAAACGTGACACTGGTTGGTGTCATTGCGGCGGATGCAACACTCGGAATTCCCGATTTTCGAGCGAGTGAACGAACGTTTCAGTTGATTACACAGGTTTCAGGTCGGGCCGGTCGGGGAGCACTTGCCGGACAATCGATCATCCAGACGTATAATCCGGATCATTACGTCATCCAAACGGCAAAACGACACGACTATGAAGCATTCTATAAGCGGGAAATGCAATTGCGCAAGTTAGGCGGTCACCCGCCCTTCTGGTTTTTAGGATTGGTCACGATTTCAGCGGACCATCCGCTCGAAGCCCAAGCAGAAGCAGAAGCGATTGCCGGAGAACTCCGGCATTTGGAATCAGACGACTTGATTGTCAACGGTCCGCTCGAAGCCCCGCTCGCACGATTGAAAAACATGTATCGCCAGCAGGTGATTTTAAAACATAAAGGTCAAGAAGAGGTACGGGAGGCACTCCGGGCGATGCTTGCGTTACGCATCAAACAAAAAGTCCAAGTAACAGTGGATTTAAATCCATTTGTATTCATGTGA
- the fmt gene encoding methionyl-tRNA formyltransferase, protein MYKVVEVPNEVLRQKCQRVTKFDKKLGKMIDRMFDTMYEYDGVGLAAPQINQPIRVAVVHTDDETGPIELINPEIIEASGSEVDDEGCLSMPGIFGPVERFEQIVVKSQDRLGRSVKIKANGFFARAIQHEMDHLDGVLFTDKLVETEASPRVVFMGTPDFAANTLREVIDAGYDVVGVVSQPDKPVGRKREIKPTPVKEVALAHDIPVLQPVKIREDYQELLDLKPDLIITAAYGQIVPTAVLEAPRYGAINVHASLLPKYRGGAPIHQAIIDGETETGVTIMYMVDRLDAGDMLSKIIVPIEERDTVGTMFDKLSAAGARLLIETLPQLIAGTLTPEAQREEDVTFSPNISRERERLDFSRPGEALYNQIRGMNPFPSAYTMLGSDRLKVYFAEKVPGHGTAGEIIALEADGPVIATGSDVALKLVDVQPAGKKRMDGATFMRGVGQTLTIGQKVGEQA, encoded by the coding sequence ATGTATAAAGTTGTAGAAGTACCAAATGAAGTGTTGCGTCAAAAATGCCAACGGGTAACGAAGTTTGATAAGAAATTAGGAAAAATGATTGATCGTATGTTCGACACGATGTATGAATATGACGGCGTCGGACTAGCAGCTCCGCAAATCAATCAGCCGATTCGTGTCGCCGTCGTCCATACGGATGATGAGACGGGACCCATCGAGCTGATTAATCCAGAAATCATCGAAGCATCCGGTTCAGAAGTCGATGACGAAGGGTGTTTGAGCATGCCGGGGATTTTCGGACCGGTCGAACGGTTCGAGCAAATCGTCGTCAAATCACAAGACCGTCTTGGACGAAGTGTCAAAATTAAGGCGAACGGTTTTTTTGCACGGGCGATTCAGCACGAAATGGATCATCTGGATGGTGTATTGTTTACGGATAAATTAGTCGAAACAGAAGCATCACCTCGCGTCGTCTTCATGGGGACGCCGGACTTTGCCGCAAATACGCTCCGTGAAGTGATTGATGCCGGCTATGATGTCGTCGGTGTCGTCTCCCAGCCGGATAAACCCGTCGGACGAAAACGTGAAATCAAACCAACACCGGTGAAGGAAGTTGCGCTGGCTCACGACATCCCCGTCTTACAACCCGTTAAAATTCGGGAGGATTATCAAGAATTGCTCGACTTGAAACCGGACTTGATCATTACGGCCGCTTACGGACAAATCGTTCCGACAGCCGTGCTCGAAGCACCTCGATATGGTGCAATCAATGTTCATGCTTCCTTATTGCCGAAGTATCGCGGCGGCGCTCCGATTCATCAAGCCATCATCGATGGTGAAACGGAAACGGGAGTCACGATCATGTATATGGTGGACCGATTGGATGCAGGTGACATGTTATCAAAAATCATCGTGCCGATTGAAGAACGTGATACGGTCGGAACGATGTTCGACAAACTCAGTGCTGCCGGTGCCCGATTATTAATCGAAACATTACCGCAGTTGATTGCGGGAACGTTGACACCGGAAGCGCAACGGGAAGAGGACGTCACGTTTTCTCCGAATATCAGCCGGGAACGGGAACGACTTGATTTTTCACGTCCCGGAGAAGCGTTATACAATCAAATTCGCGGAATGAATCCGTTCCCGAGTGCCTATACGATGCTTGGTTCAGACCGTCTGAAAGTCTACTTTGCTGAAAAAGTCCCGGGTCACGGAACGGCGGGCGAAATCATTGCCCTCGAAGCCGACGGACCGGTCATCGCAACCGGATCAGATGTCGCACTGAAATTAGTAGATGTACAACCGGCGGGTAAAAAACGGATGGATGGTGCCACATTTATGCGTGGTGTCGGACAGACATTGACGATTGGACAGAAAGTAGGCGAACAAGCATGA
- the rpoZ gene encoding DNA-directed RNA polymerase subunit omega gives MLYPSVDKLQKTVPSKYTIVTVAAKRARQIQDGKRVKVANPKSYKPVGKALEELFSGEVVVTNQPQD, from the coding sequence ATGTTATATCCATCAGTAGACAAGCTTCAAAAGACGGTCCCTTCGAAATACACAATCGTGACGGTCGCAGCGAAACGTGCGCGTCAAATCCAAGACGGGAAACGCGTGAAAGTAGCGAACCCGAAATCATACAAACCAGTCGGAAAAGCGCTCGAAGAACTCTTTTCTGGTGAAGTCGTGGTTACGAACCAACCGCAAGACTAA
- a CDS encoding Rqc2 family fibronectin-binding protein, translating to MAFDGLMTTRVVRELQPLVGARINKIHQPYALDLIFSVRAERKNVMLLASANAMYARLHLTSESTSNPSEPPMFCMMLRKHLEGGFIESIEQLGRDRVILMRIRSRNELGDEEAKKLYIELMGRHSNILLTDGQDKILDAIKHLPLSQNTFRTIMPGLQYQLPPEQDKVDPLTGDIEQTLHRIDWNAGKIDRQLLGLFSGFSPQITAEIVSRAGLSNRTSLAQAIHSVLGELTGPYYFQRLTNGKERFSPVALHHGEIAEEKTFATSGDVLDAFFHQKSNRDRVKQQAADLERFIKSEYDKNILKRTKLERDLAATEKMDELKHKGELLTTYLYQLERGMKEATVVDYYEEDGKEITIALDPRFSPNENAQRYYKRYNKLKTAKIEVAKQLEKNQLEINYFESLLAQLDVASPEDIREMREELVEEGYVRERSKKKKKPLVPKLEAYQSSTGIPFFVGKNNKQNDYATFKFGRRSETWLHTKDIPGSHVIIRSEQPDETTLKEAAIVAAYYSKARESSQVPVDFTELRYVKKPSGAKPGFVIYTDQTTLYVTPDADLVQSLRTP from the coding sequence ATGGCTTTTGATGGACTAATGACGACACGTGTCGTCCGGGAACTCCAACCGCTCGTTGGGGCACGGATTAATAAAATACATCAACCGTATGCACTCGATTTGATTTTCAGTGTCCGGGCAGAACGAAAAAACGTGATGTTGCTCGCATCGGCCAATGCGATGTACGCCCGGCTTCATCTGACATCGGAGTCGACCAGTAATCCAAGCGAACCCCCGATGTTTTGTATGATGCTCCGGAAGCATCTTGAAGGCGGCTTCATCGAATCGATTGAACAACTCGGACGTGACCGGGTCATTTTAATGCGGATCCGTTCACGAAACGAACTCGGAGACGAAGAAGCCAAGAAGCTGTACATCGAACTGATGGGCCGTCACTCCAACATCCTGCTGACAGATGGACAGGATAAAATTTTAGATGCCATCAAACATCTTCCGCTCAGCCAAAATACATTCCGGACCATCATGCCGGGTTTACAGTATCAATTGCCACCGGAACAAGATAAGGTCGATCCGCTGACTGGTGACATCGAACAGACGTTACACCGGATTGATTGGAATGCCGGAAAGATTGACCGTCAGTTATTAGGATTGTTCAGTGGTTTTTCACCACAGATCACTGCTGAGATCGTGTCACGGGCCGGACTCTCGAACCGGACGTCACTTGCGCAAGCGATTCATTCCGTACTGGGCGAACTGACAGGTCCTTATTATTTCCAGCGTCTCACAAACGGCAAGGAACGGTTCTCTCCTGTCGCGCTACACCACGGAGAGATTGCTGAAGAAAAGACGTTCGCAACCAGCGGAGACGTCCTCGATGCGTTTTTCCATCAGAAATCGAACCGGGATCGTGTCAAACAACAAGCTGCCGACTTGGAACGGTTCATTAAAAGTGAATACGATAAAAATATCCTCAAACGAACGAAACTCGAGCGTGATCTCGCCGCCACTGAAAAGATGGACGAACTGAAACACAAAGGGGAATTATTGACGACCTACCTGTACCAGCTCGAACGTGGGATGAAAGAAGCAACGGTCGTGGATTATTACGAGGAGGACGGCAAGGAAATTACGATTGCCCTTGATCCCCGCTTTTCACCGAATGAAAATGCCCAACGCTATTACAAACGGTACAACAAACTGAAGACCGCTAAAATCGAAGTGGCGAAACAACTCGAGAAAAATCAGCTCGAAATCAATTATTTTGAGTCATTGCTGGCACAACTCGATGTCGCTTCACCGGAAGATATTCGGGAGATGCGAGAGGAGCTCGTCGAAGAAGGTTACGTTCGGGAGCGCAGTAAAAAGAAAAAGAAACCCCTCGTCCCGAAACTTGAGGCGTACCAATCTTCGACCGGCATTCCATTTTTCGTCGGGAAAAACAATAAACAAAATGATTATGCGACCTTTAAATTCGGACGCCGTTCCGAGACATGGTTGCATACAAAAGATATCCCTGGTTCACACGTCATCATCCGCAGTGAACAGCCGGATGAGACGACACTGAAAGAAGCAGCAATTGTCGCCGCTTATTATTCAAAAGCACGTGAATCGAGCCAAGTCCCGGTCGACTTCACAGAACTCCGTTATGTCAAAAAGCCGAGTGGTGCAAAACCCGGATTCGTCATCTATACGGATCAAACGACACTTTACGTCACACCGGATGCCGATCTCGTCCAGTCATTGCGCACACCTTAA